One Streptomyces sp. L2 genomic window carries:
- a CDS encoding thiamine ABC transporter substrate-binding protein — translation MHHKTLVAAAAGLGLISLSALTGCGSDDKASAADSKTVTLVSHDSWAVSKNVLKDFEKQSGYKVRVLKDGDAGQAVNKAILTKDNPQGDVFFGVDNTLLSRALDNGLFQPYTAKGLGTVGSAYQLDADKHRVTPIDYGDICVNYDKAYFSKHKLAPPQTFADLAKPAYKNLLVTENAATSSPGLGFLLGSAAQFGDQGWQDYWKKLKANGVKVVDGWEQAYDQEFSGSSGGKKAGGDRPLVVSYASSPPAEVIYAKKRPSTAPTGVATGTCFRQIEFAGLLSNAKNTQGGKAFIDFLLTKEFQQDMPLNMFVYPVVKGAQVPADFTKYGPAAKHPETMPPAKIAANRDQWVKSWTSLVLK, via the coding sequence GTGCACCACAAGACCCTCGTGGCCGCGGCGGCCGGCCTCGGCCTGATCAGCCTGTCCGCGCTGACCGGCTGCGGCTCCGACGACAAGGCGTCGGCCGCCGACTCCAAGACCGTCACGCTCGTCAGCCACGACTCGTGGGCCGTCTCCAAGAACGTGCTCAAGGACTTCGAGAAGCAGTCCGGGTACAAGGTCCGCGTCCTGAAGGACGGCGACGCCGGCCAGGCCGTCAACAAGGCCATCCTGACCAAGGACAACCCGCAGGGCGACGTCTTCTTCGGCGTCGACAACACCCTGCTCTCCCGCGCCCTCGACAACGGCCTGTTCCAGCCGTACACCGCCAAGGGCCTCGGCACCGTCGGCTCCGCCTACCAGCTCGACGCCGACAAGCACCGGGTCACCCCCATCGACTACGGCGACATCTGCGTCAACTACGACAAGGCCTACTTCAGCAAGCACAAGCTGGCCCCGCCGCAGACCTTCGCCGACCTGGCCAAGCCCGCGTACAAGAACCTCCTCGTCACCGAGAACGCCGCCACCTCCTCGCCCGGCCTCGGCTTCCTGCTCGGCAGCGCCGCCCAGTTCGGCGACCAGGGCTGGCAGGACTACTGGAAGAAGCTCAAGGCCAACGGCGTCAAGGTCGTCGACGGCTGGGAGCAGGCCTACGACCAGGAGTTCTCCGGCTCCTCCGGCGGCAAGAAGGCCGGCGGTGACCGGCCGCTGGTCGTGTCGTACGCCTCCTCCCCGCCCGCCGAGGTGATCTACGCCAAGAAGCGGCCCAGCACCGCCCCCACCGGCGTCGCCACCGGCACCTGCTTCCGGCAGATCGAGTTCGCGGGGCTGCTCAGCAACGCCAAGAACACCCAGGGCGGCAAGGCGTTCATCGACTTCCTGCTCACCAAGGAGTTCCAGCAGGACATGCCGCTGAACATGTTCGTCTACCCGGTGGTGAAGGGCGCCCAGGTCCCGGCCGACTTCACCAAGTACGGTCCGGCCGCGAAGCACCCCGAGACCATGCCGCCCGCCAAGATCGCCGCCAACCGCGACCAGTGGGTCAAGTCGTGGACGTCGCTCGTACTGAAGTAG